GGAACCACTCCTCGACGGGCGCCAGCTGCGCCTGGATGGATGGCCTCACCCCGGGCGGCGCCTCAGGTGGCGATCACGGTGACCACCACCGCCGCCACGGCCAGAATCACGGCAGCCAGCACCAGGCCGGCGGCCACGTTGCCCTGGCGGATCTCGGCGCGGTAGTCGATCGGGGCGAGCCGGTCGAACAGCACGATGCCGGCGTAGATGAGCACAACGCCCACCACGGTCCACCCCACGGTGAAAAGCAGCTGGAGGAGGGGACGGGTCATCGGTGGGGACAGGTGCGGTGAAGCGCGGCACCACCCCTAGGGTACGCAGGTCCGCCCGACCGGCCCTGCCGCGCGATGCCGCCGCCCGTCACCCCCAGTGCCGTGGTGCGCTGGCCTCAGCTGGCGGTGCTGCTGCCCCTGCTGCCGCTGCTGGTGCTGCTGGCCTCGCTGCTCACCCCCCGCCAGCGGCAGCTGCTGATCCTCGATGACGCCGTGCCGGTGCTGAGCCAGCCGTTCCGGCTGGAGGCCGGCTGGCTGGGCAGCCCGCGGCTGGATCTGCGGGCCGAGCTTCCCCCCAACAGCGCCATGGCGCTGGCGGTGGATCTTCTCGATGGGGCCGGCCGGCCGGTGCTGCAGCTGAGCAAGGAGGGCTGGCGGGAACTCGGCACCTGGCGGGAGGACGGCGAGAGCGGCACCTACGACGAGCAGGACGCCGACTTGGTGCTGACGCTGCGGCCTCCCGCCAGCGGTGCCTACCGATTGCAGCTGGTGCGGGAGGAGCTGGAGGGCGCCACGGGTGTGGAGGTGCCCGGACCGTTGCGGGTATGGCTCCATGTGCGCAACCACAGCGTGGACCGGGGCCTGCTGCTGATCACGGCCTTCTGCAGTGCCCTGGTGGCCAGGATGCTGTGGGCGGCGGTGTATGGCGACTGCCGTCTGCGCCGGCGGGTGCGCGGTGACGACGCCACCCTGGCGCTTCGTGAGGTGCTCGGCGGTGCGGGCCTGCTGCGGGTGGTGGTGCGCGCCCGCTACGAGGAGCCCTTTCACCCGCCGCTCCCCCGCCGGCCTCCGCCGGCCGAGGTACCCCTGGAGCTCCGCGTCACCGATGCCCGGGGCCGGGTGCTGCTCCAGGAGACACGCACCGCGTGTCTCCGGCACTGGAGCGGGGAGGACGACAGCTGGTGGACCGTGACCAGCCGCTGGCATCTGCACCTGGCCGAACCCGGGAGCGTGCGGGTCTGGACCGCCCTGCCGGCGGAGCTGGCCGGGGGTGGGCTGGAGCTCGAATGGATCGATCTGCTGCTGGAGGACGGAGTGGTCACCCCCTGGCTGGTGCCGGCCACGGCGCTGGCCGCTCCCGGGCTGCAGGCCGGCGTGGAAGGGACGGCCGCTGCGGGGAGCTAGATCTCGGTGGTGGAACGCTCCCTGATCCTCGGCCTGCTGCTGGCCTCGGTGCTGATCGGCACCGGGCTCGCCATCACCCGGCCCCTGCTGTACCGGCTGGGGCAGGAGGGGGCTCCCCGGGCCAGTTCCTCCAGCGGCGTGAACTACCGGGGCCGCTACCGCGGTGGGCTCTGGACGGCCACGCCCCGCCGCCGTGACTGGGGAGGATTCCAGGGCCGCGGGCCCGGCGGCGCCAAGTGAACCCCGGGGCTGGGACACCCCCGCAGGACAGGCCCCAGGCGCAGGCACGGGCGCAGGCCCGGGTGCTCACCCCCGTTCAGGTGAGGCTGCTGCTGGTGAGCGCCGCCCTCTCCTCGGCCGTGGGGCTGGTGCTGCAGCTGCTGCTGGTGACCCAGGCCAGCTACCTGGCCGGCGATGCGGCCCTGGCCACCGGGGTGGTGGTGGGCACCTTCCTGGCGGCGATGGGGCTGGGGGCGTGGCTCAGCCAGTTCGTGGCGGCGGGGGCCGGAGCGCAGGCCTCCCTGCTGCGGGCCTTCGTGCTGGTGGAGCTGTGTCTGAGCCCGCTCTGCCTGTTCGGCCCGCTGGCCCTGTTCAGCCTGTTCGCCGCCGATGGACCGCTGTGGCTGGCCCTGGTGCTGCTCACCCTGGCGGTGGGGGGGCTCGGCGGCATGGAGCTCCCGCTGCTCACCCGCCTGCTGGAGGGCCAGGAGCAGCTGCGCCGGGCCCTGGCCCAGGTGCTGGCTCTCGACTACCTCGGCGCCCTGCTCGGCTCCCTCGCCTTCCCGCTGCTGCTGCTGCCCTGGCTCGGCCTGTTGCCCACCGCAGCTCTGCTGGCCCTGGTGCCCCTGCTCTGCAGCGGCGCCCTCTGCTGGGGATTCCCCGGCCTGCGCCGTTGGCGCTGGCCCGTGGCCGCGGCCCTGCCGCTGGCCGGCGTGGCGGCCCTGCTGGTGGCACCGCTGGGCGACCGGGTGGAGGACGGGCTCTACGACGATCCGGTGATCGGCCGGCTGCAGACCCGCCACCAGCGCATCGTGCTCACCCGCCGCCGGGACGATCTGCGGCTCTATCTCGATGGCAACCTGCAGTTCTCCAGCCTCGATGAATACCGCTATCACGAGGCGCTGGTGCATCCCGCCATGGCGCTGCACGGCCGGCCACGGCGCGTGCTGCTGCTGGGGGCGGGGGATGGCCTGGCGCTGCGGGAGATCCTGCGCTGGCCGGACCTGGAGCGGGTGGACCTGGTGGAACTGGATCCGGCGATGCTGCGCCTGGCCCGTCGCCACCCGCTGCTGCGACGGCTCAACGGCTCCAGCCTCGACGATCCCCGGGTGCATGTGCACCTGGGCGATGCCCTGGCCCTGGTGCCCGGCCTGGCGGGCCGCTACGACGTGATCATCGCCGACTTCCCCGATCCGGCCACCCCGGCACTGGCCAGGCTCTACAGCCTCGGCTTCTACGGCCGCCTGCTGGGGCGGCTGGCACCCGGCGGGCTGGTGGTGACCCAGGCCTCCACGCCCTTCTTCACCCCGCGGGTGCTGGCCTCGATCCAGGCTACCTTCGAGGCCCTGGGCCTCGACACCCGCCCCTACAGCGTGACGGTGCCGAGCTTCGGCCCCTGGGGCTTCGTGCTCGCCCACCGGCCCACGCTGACCCTCGCCGCCGGCGACCTGCCGTTCCAGGCCCGCTGGCTCGACCGGGCCCAGCTACGGCACCTGTTCGACCTTCCCCGGGATCTCAGGCCCGGCCCCGGGGAGCGGGTGGAGCCCAACCGGCTGGTGCGGCCCGTGCTGGTGGACTACCAGCGCCAGAGCCGCTGGCGCTCCAACTGAGCGCCGCCCCTGGGGTGCTGCCGTCTCCGGGGCGCCGATAGTGTGCGGTGACGATGCCCTGGGGCGATGGCCGTGCTGGTGCTTCTGGTGCTGGTGGCCGCAGCCGGGCTGCTGCTGGCGCTGCAGCGCTTCCGCCGGCTGCGTGGTCGCCGCCGCCGTGCCGCCGTGCGGGAGCGCACCCTCTTCGATCTGCAGCTGGGCGACATCGTGCAGGCCGACGGCCGGGACTGGGTGGTGGAAGACCGCCTGCTCTACGAGGAAGAGGGATTCCAGTGGCTCGAGTACCTCCTGCGCGACGGCGACGAAGGCCGCTGGCTGGTGGTGAACGAGGACGACTGGCTGGAGGTGAGCTGGCTGGAGACGGTGCCGTTCACACCCCCTCGGCCCCTGCCCAGGCAGCTGGAGTGGGAGGGGGAGGCGCTGACGCTCCGGGAGCAGGGCCAGGCCACGGTGACCGCCCGGCTGCGCACCCTCAACAAGCGCCCCGGCCAGTGCCGCTACGCCGACTACGTGGGCAGCGGGGGCCGGATGCTCTGCGTGGAGCTCTGGGGCAGCGGCGAGGATCAGGAGGCGGAGGTGACCGCCGGCCACCGGATCGAACCCACCAGCCTCACCCTGCTGCCGGGCGACGGTCGCTCGGTGTATCGCTGAGGGGCTCGGCTTCCAGCAGCGCGAGCGCGTTGGCCAGGGTGTCGGCCTCTGCGGCGGGCTTGTCCTGGCGCCAGCGGCTGATGCGGGGGAAGCGCACGGCGATGCCGCTCCGGTGGCGCCGGGAAGCCTGCAGTCCCTCGAAGGCCAGCTCGAACACCTGCGCGGGCTCCACGGCCCGCACTGGCCCGAACCGTTCGGTGGTGTGGCTGCGGATCCAGCGGTCGAGGGCGTTGATCTCCCGGTCGTTGAGGCCGGAATAGGCCTTGGCGAAGGTCACCAGGCGACGCTCGCCATCCTGCTTACCGCCGTCCCGATCCCATAGCCCGAAGGTGTAGTCGGTGAAGAGGTTGGCGCGGCGGCCGCTGCCCGCCTGGGCATAGAGCAGCACCGCATCGAGCCGGTAGGGCTCCAGCTTGTGCTTCCACCAGTGGCCCCGCCTGCGGCCGGCCAGGTAGGGGGAGCCGGCGGCCTTGAGCATCAGCCCTTCGGCGCCCACCGGGCGGGCCCGCTGGCGCAGGGCTTCGAGCTCCTCCCAGCCGGCGAGCGCGAGGGTGGGGGAGAGGCGCAGGGGCCCGGCCGAGGACGCCCCTGCCGCCGGCGGCAGCTGCCGCTGCAGCGATTCCAGGGCGGCCCGGCGCAGGCGCAGGGGCTGGGGGCGCAGGTCCCGGCCCTCCTGTTCCAGCAGGTCATAGGCCAGGAACACGGCTGGACATTCCCCGAGCAGCTTCGGTCCGGGCGCGCGGCGGCCCAGGCGGCGCTGCAGGGCCGCGAAGGGGGCAGGGCGCGGCGCCTCCGCCGGCCACACGATCACTTCCCCGTCGAGCACGGTGCCGTCGGGGAGTCTGTCGGCCAGGGCGATCAGCTCCGGGAAGGCGGGATTGATCAGCTCCTCTCCCCGGCTCCAGAGCAGGCTGGCGCCGGCGCGACGGATCAGCTGGCCGCGGATGCCGTCCCATTTCCACTCGATCTGCCAGTCGTCCACGCTGCCTGCCAGGGGGGCGGCGCCGGGATCGGCGGGCAGCTCCAGGGGGGAGGCCAGGAAGAAGGGATAGGGCCGGCTGCTGCGCGCCTCGTCGCCCTGCCCGGCGGCCAGCAGACCTGCCCAGGCCGCCGGGGTGGGGGTGAAGCCCCCCATCAGCCGGTGGGCCAGCAGCGACTCCTCCAGGCCGCTCATCCCGGCCAGGGCCAGCAGCACCAGGCCCTGGGCCACGCCGATCCGGAAGCCGCCGCTCAGCAGCTTGTTCATCACCAGCAGCTCCATGCCCGCGAGCCGGCTCCAGAGGGCCCGCACCGCCTCGGCCTGGGCCTCGCCCTCCAGGCCGGCCACGCCCGGCAGCACCTCCTCCATCCAGGTGTGGAGCGGAGCGTCTGGCGCTGGGGCGGCGACGGGCGCGGGGGCAGAGGCTGGGGTGCCCGCCTCCGTTCCCACCTGGCGCCAGAGCAGGGCGATGGTTTCGGCCGTGTCGCCCACCTGGGCGTAGCAGTCGTCGAACAGCCACTCCGGCAGCCCCGCCTGCTCCAGGCAGATCTGGCGCAGACGGCGCGCCGTGATCAGCCGGCGGCGCTGCTTGCCCAGCAGGCAGTGCAGGGCCCAGGCGGCATCGGCGGCCGGTTCCGCGGCCAGCCACCGCTGCAGCACGGCCACCTTGGCGGCGGTGCCGCTGGTGTGGTCGAGCTGCTCGATCAGCGCGGCGAAGCGGCGCATGGCTGGGCCCCTACTGCTGGTTCAGCGACCAGTCGTACTGGAGATGGGTGAGGCGGTAGTCGCCGTTGCGCAGGAAGGCCTGGTCCGCCGGGCTCACGTAGCCGCTGATGTAGTTCAGGATGGCGCGCTGGCCTTCGTGGTCGCCGAAGCGTTCGCTGGTGGCGTAGCGGCGTTTCCAGTCGTCGCCGAACCACTGGAAGATCTGCGAGATGGCCACGCTGCCGGGTTCCCCCTGGGCGCCGCGGCCGATCACCAGTCCCTGGGGGCTGCTGAGCCAGAGGCGCGACTGATCATCCAGCTGGGTGTCGAGCGCCGGCCCGGTGTAGGGCTCGCGGCGCAGGGGCGGGCAGCTGATGGCGGCGCACACCAGGGCGGCATGGATGCGGGGCTCGTCGTAGCGCTTGCGCAGGATGCCGTGCTCGATGTGGTCGAGGGTCATCCCCTCCCCCGCCACCGTGTGGCGCCGCAGCTTCCACACCCCGGGGATGTCGCGGATGCTGGCGCGGATCGGCTCCTGCTCGATGATCGAGGCCAGGGTGAGGGCGTTGTAGGCGTTGAGCAGGAAGGCGATCTGCTCGCTGGGATGCCAGCTGGCGAAGCGGTCGGGCTCCACCGCGGTGATGGCGGCCACGTAGGCCTCCAGATCCCGGGGCTCCTGCTGCAGACCCCGGTAATCCACCAGACCCTGCCGGTCCACGAAGCGCTCCAGCACCCGGGCATAGGCGCTGTGGTCCAGGGGCGGCCGGGGCGCCGGGCGCGTGGGGGTTCCGTTGGCTTGCTGCTGGGGCGTGCTGTTGGCCCGATCCGCCAGGGAGGGGCCGCCGCGGCAGCCGGCCAGCAGCAGCACGCCGGCCAACAGGAGCAGGGAGCGGAAGGTCATGGGAGGGTCATGGTTCAGATGGACGGTGGCGAGCGAACGCGGGGAGCAGGGGGCGGCGCGAGGCCAGGGCCTCCAGCCCCAGGCCCAGCAGCAGCGGCGCCCAGAACAGCAGCCGCTCCGGCTCGCTGAGGCGCCAGTCCGGCAGGCGGGCGGGCAGCACCCAGTACACGAAGCCCGACAGGCTCACCAGGCGGGCGCCCCAGGCGCGGGTGGGCACGGCGAAGGGCAGGTACCAGCTCACGTACCAGAGGTGCACGATCGGCGACACCATGAGCAGGGCCAGCAGGTAGCGGCGGCTGAAGCGGCCCAGATCCGTGCTGATGACCAGCAGCAGCAGGCTGAGGAAGGCCAGCAGTGCCAGAAACAGGCTGTTGTGGGCCAGCGTCCAGGGCCAGAGCCGCCCCACCAGAGCCGGCACCAGCTCGGCGCTGCGGCCGAACCGCACGAAGCCGGATTCCACCGGAATCAGGGGGCAGACGCCGGAGCTGCAGAAGGGCACCGCCGCCACGGCCAGGGGGAGCAGGCCAAGGGCTGCCAGGGCGGCGCCGTGGCGCCATTGCCGCCGCCCCAGGGCTTGCCCAACCAGCAGCGCCAGCATCGGCAGGGAGATCCACTTGATCGCCGCGCTGAGCCCCAGCAGCAGGGCGGCCAGCCGCTGGCGGCCCGGGGTGGGCGCGGGCTCCAGCAGCAGCCAGGCCGCCACCAGGGGCAGCAGGAACCAGCTGTCGAAATGGCCGCCGCCGGCCAGGCACACCAGCACCAGCGGATTCCAGGCCACCAGCAGGGCGGCCCGATGGCCGAAGCGGCGGGCCAGCAGCCCGCACACCGCCAGATCGGCCGCCACCACGCTCAGCTTGAGCAGTGCCACGCTGGGCCCGGCCAGAGCCAGCAGCCGGAACAGCAGCTGGCTGAGGGGCGGGTAGATCGCCGTGACATCCGGATGGTTGATCTGCCCCCACCAGGGGGGGCGCAGGGCCTCCAGCGCCGGGTGATCCGGTGGCAGCAGGAACGGGTTGAAACCCTCCAGCTGGATCCTCCCCTCCCAGAGGTAGCGCCAGACGTCGTCGCTGGGCTCCATCGGCAGCAGCAGCAGCCGGGCGGCCAGCGCCACCCCCCAGAAGGCGGCGGCGGGCACCACGGCCAGCCGCCAGGACAGGGCAAACCCCAGCCCCATCACCACAGCGCCCGGCCAGAACCGCTGCAGCACCAGGGGATCGCGGAACTGCCCGTAGGGACTCACCAGCGCGGCGCCGGCCACCAGCAGCACGCCGCTGGCGATCAGCAGTCCCTGCTGGGCTCGGGAGGCGGGCTGGCTCATGGCAGCAGCCCCAGCCGCCGCCCGTAGAGCCGGCCCACGGTGGAGAGGATGCCCAGGCCCGCTCCCACGCTGCCCCGGAGCGTGCCCGAGATCTTGGAGCGGCCACCGCGCCGGGGGTGCTGCTGCACGTCGCACTCCACGATCCGCAGGCCCGCCTCGACCGCCTTCACCTGCATCTCGATCGTCCAGCCGAAGCCCCGATCGGCCATGGCCATCGCCTCGAGGGCCTCCCGCCGGATCAGCCGCAGCGGGCCCAGATCGGCGTAGGCATGGCCCCAGCCCAGCCGGATCAGACTGGTGGCCAGCCGGTTGCCGAAGCGCTGCACCGGCGTGAGCCGGGCCCGGCCTTCGGCCGTGGCACAGCGGTTGCCGAGGATGAGATCGGCCCCGTCCATCAGGGGGCGCCAGGCGGCCACGGCGGCCAGGTCGTCGCTGCCGTCGCCATCGCAGAACAGGATCCAGCGCACCGGATCGGGCAGGAACTGCAGCCCGCTCCAGCAGGCCCGGCCGTAGCCGGCCCGCGGCTCCCGCACCACCTCCGCCCCCGCTGCCCGGGCCAGGGCCGCGCTGGCGTCGGTGCTGCCGTTGTCCACCACCCGGATCGCCCCCACCCCCAGCCCCCGCAGCCGCGCCACCACCGCGCCGATGGTGGCGGCCTCATCGCGCACCGGGATGATCGCCATCACCCTGGCCAGGCTGCTCATGGACATGGGGGCCTGCTGGGGACTTCTACCGGTGAGCGCTGCCATCGGATGGCGCTGCCTGCTCCAGGGGCTCCCCCTGCTCCAGCCCCACCGGCACGTCCATGTGCTGGTTGATCCGGCCGGTGATCAACAGGGAGCCCCGCTGGTTGGTGGCGATCGCCCACAGCCAGCGGGTGAGCAGGGTGAGGCGGTTCTCGGCGGCGGGCATGAACGCCAGGTGGGCCAGGCCCCAGAGCAGCCAGCCCAGGACGCCACTCACCCGCAGGCCGCGCAGGTCGGCCACGGCACTGAGGGGGCCGATCACCGCCATGCTGCCGAGATCGGTCCAACGGAACGGCGCCATACGCCGGCCCTGCAGTGTCGCCAGCAGGTCGAGGGCCACCCAGCCCCCCATCTGCACGGCGGGGCCGGCCATGCCCGGCAGGGGCCGGGTGTCGGGGGTGTGGCTGTAGGCGCACAGGTCGCCCACCACGCGGATCTCCGGGTGATCGGGCACGGAGAAATCGGGCTGCACGATCACGCGGCCGCCGCGATCGAGCCCGCAGCCGGTGAGGTCCGCCAGCCGCCTGCCGAGATGGGAGGCCCGCACGCCGGCCGTCCAGCACACGGTGGCGGCCTCGATCCGCCGCTCCGAGGGGGGGGCGCCCGCCTGCGGCCCCGGCTGGGTGAGGGTCACGGCGTCAGCCTCGATCGCCACCACCCGGCCGCCGAGAACCACCTCCACCCCACGGCCGCGCAGGGACCGCTCGGCCGCTTCCGAGAGTGTGGGATGCATGGCCCTCAGCAGCCGCTCGCCGGGGTCCACCAGGATCACGCGGTTGTGCTCCGGCCGCAGCTGGCGGAAATCCCGCTCCACCGTGTGGGCCAGCAGCTCATGCAGGGAGCCGGCCAGCTCGCAGCCGGAGGGGCCGCCCCCCACCACCAGCACCGACTGGAGCCGCCGCCGCCGCTCGGGGTCGGCGCATTGCTCGGCCTCCTCCAGGGCCGTGAGCACACGCCGACGGATCTCGTCGGCGTGCTCCAGGATCTTCATCGGCGGCGCCAGCGGCCGCCAGCGCTCATGGCCGAAGTAGGAGCTGCCTGAACCCGCGGCCAGGATCAGATGGTCGTAGGCCAGGCGG
This sequence is a window from Cyanobium sp. PCC 7001. Protein-coding genes within it:
- a CDS encoding DUF547 domain-containing protein, with the protein product MTFRSLLLLAGVLLLAGCRGGPSLADRANSTPQQQANGTPTRPAPRPPLDHSAYARVLERFVDRQGLVDYRGLQQEPRDLEAYVAAITAVEPDRFASWHPSEQIAFLLNAYNALTLASIIEQEPIRASIRDIPGVWKLRRHTVAGEGMTLDHIEHGILRKRYDEPRIHAALVCAAISCPPLRREPYTGPALDTQLDDQSRLWLSSPQGLVIGRGAQGEPGSVAISQIFQWFGDDWKRRYATSERFGDHEGQRAILNYISGYVSPADQAFLRNGDYRLTHLQYDWSLNQQ
- a CDS encoding DUF4178 domain-containing protein — encoded protein: MAVLVLLVLVAAAGLLLALQRFRRLRGRRRRAAVRERTLFDLQLGDIVQADGRDWVVEDRLLYEEEGFQWLEYLLRDGDEGRWLVVNEDDWLEVSWLETVPFTPPRPLPRQLEWEGEALTLREQGQATVTARLRTLNKRPGQCRYADYVGSGGRMLCVELWGSGEDQEAEVTAGHRIEPTSLTLLPGDGRSVYR
- a CDS encoding polyamine aminopropyltransferase, producing MNPGAGTPPQDRPQAQARAQARVLTPVQVRLLLVSAALSSAVGLVLQLLLVTQASYLAGDAALATGVVVGTFLAAMGLGAWLSQFVAAGAGAQASLLRAFVLVELCLSPLCLFGPLALFSLFAADGPLWLALVLLTLAVGGLGGMELPLLTRLLEGQEQLRRALAQVLALDYLGALLGSLAFPLLLLPWLGLLPTAALLALVPLLCSGALCWGFPGLRRWRWPVAAALPLAGVAALLVAPLGDRVEDGLYDDPVIGRLQTRHQRIVLTRRRDDLRLYLDGNLQFSSLDEYRYHEALVHPAMALHGRPRRVLLLGAGDGLALREILRWPDLERVDLVELDPAMLRLARRHPLLRRLNGSSLDDPRVHVHLGDALALVPGLAGRYDVIIADFPDPATPALARLYSLGFYGRLLGRLAPGGLVVTQASTPFFTPRVLASIQATFEALGLDTRPYSVTVPSFGPWGFVLAHRPTLTLAAGDLPFQARWLDRAQLRHLFDLPRDLRPGPGERVEPNRLVRPVLVDYQRQSRWRSN
- a CDS encoding DUF350 domain-containing protein, encoding MTRPLLQLLFTVGWTVVGVVLIYAGIVLFDRLAPIDYRAEIRQGNVAAGLVLAAVILAVAAVVVTVIAT
- a CDS encoding glycosyltransferase family 2 protein, with the protein product MSMSSLARVMAIIPVRDEAATIGAVVARLRGLGVGAIRVVDNGSTDASAALARAAGAEVVREPRAGYGRACWSGLQFLPDPVRWILFCDGDGSDDLAAVAAWRPLMDGADLILGNRCATAEGRARLTPVQRFGNRLATSLIRLGWGHAYADLGPLRLIRREALEAMAMADRGFGWTIEMQVKAVEAGLRIVECDVQQHPRRGGRSKISGTLRGSVGAGLGILSTVGRLYGRRLGLLP
- a CDS encoding ATP-dependent DNA ligase; translation: MRRFAALIEQLDHTSGTAAKVAVLQRWLAAEPAADAAWALHCLLGKQRRRLITARRLRQICLEQAGLPEWLFDDCYAQVGDTAETIALLWRQVGTEAGTPASAPAPVAAPAPDAPLHTWMEEVLPGVAGLEGEAQAEAVRALWSRLAGMELLVMNKLLSGGFRIGVAQGLVLLALAGMSGLEESLLAHRLMGGFTPTPAAWAGLLAAGQGDEARSSRPYPFFLASPLELPADPGAAPLAGSVDDWQIEWKWDGIRGQLIRRAGASLLWSRGEELINPAFPELIALADRLPDGTVLDGEVIVWPAEAPRPAPFAALQRRLGRRAPGPKLLGECPAVFLAYDLLEQEGRDLRPQPLRLRRAALESLQRQLPPAAGASSAGPLRLSPTLALAGWEELEALRQRARPVGAEGLMLKAAGSPYLAGRRRGHWWKHKLEPYRLDAVLLYAQAGSGRRANLFTDYTFGLWDRDGGKQDGERRLVTFAKAYSGLNDREINALDRWIRSHTTERFGPVRAVEPAQVFELAFEGLQASRRHRSGIAVRFPRISRWRQDKPAAEADTLANALALLEAEPLSDTPSDRRPAAG
- a CDS encoding NAD(P)/FAD-dependent oxidoreductase, which gives rise to MARERFFLELDPAAGVDPAWPRVVIVGGGFAGLQAARRLMNQPVRVSLIDKRNFNLFQPLLYQVATGLVPEADVATPLRRLLAKAANVQVLLGEVEDLDPAGRAVVFNGRRLAYDHLILAAGSGSSYFGHERWRPLAPPMKILEHADEIRRRVLTALEEAEQCADPERRRRLQSVLVVGGGPSGCELAGSLHELLAHTVERDFRQLRPEHNRVILVDPGERLLRAMHPTLSEAAERSLRGRGVEVVLGGRVVAIEADAVTLTQPGPQAGAPPSERRIEAATVCWTAGVRASHLGRRLADLTGCGLDRGGRVIVQPDFSVPDHPEIRVVGDLCAYSHTPDTRPLPGMAGPAVQMGGWVALDLLATLQGRRMAPFRWTDLGSMAVIGPLSAVADLRGLRVSGVLGWLLWGLAHLAFMPAAENRLTLLTRWLWAIATNQRGSLLITGRINQHMDVPVGLEQGEPLEQAAPSDGSAHR